The Streptomyces sp. DH-12 genome has a window encoding:
- a CDS encoding SRPBCC family protein, protein MPAAAAQSVEEAIEVAVPVHTAYNQWTQFKTFPRFMRWVKGVEQLRPNLTRWEIGTGWATWTYTAEIVEQHPDELIAWQGLGRWAGHRGEVRFRSLDPNRTEIVVGLRSVARPTKRHLVHRTPVTPRLVRAELGRFKQFIEGVGQECGAWRGVIRKGQVRPLEAEPPRSRVAGWPVG, encoded by the coding sequence ATGCCTGCAGCAGCCGCGCAGTCCGTCGAAGAGGCGATCGAGGTCGCCGTTCCCGTGCACACCGCTTACAACCAGTGGACCCAGTTCAAAACCTTCCCCCGCTTCATGCGCTGGGTGAAGGGGGTCGAGCAGCTCCGCCCGAACCTCACCCGGTGGGAGATCGGCACCGGCTGGGCGACCTGGACGTACACGGCGGAGATCGTCGAACAGCATCCCGACGAGCTGATCGCGTGGCAGGGACTCGGCCGCTGGGCCGGGCACCGGGGCGAGGTGCGGTTCCGCTCCCTGGACCCGAACCGCACCGAGATCGTGGTGGGCCTGCGGTCCGTGGCCCGGCCGACGAAGCGGCACCTGGTGCACCGGACGCCGGTGACACCGCGGCTGGTGCGGGCCGAGCTGGGCCGCTTCAAGCAGTTCATCGAAGGGGTGGGCCAGGAGTGCGGCGCCTGGCGCGGCGTCATCCGCAAGGGGCAGGTACGGCCCCTGGAGGCGGAGCCTCCGCGAAGCCGCGTGGCGGGCTGGCCGGTCGGCTGA
- a CDS encoding PhzF family phenazine biosynthesis isomerase, which produces MTTISSRPEVLRYTAFSSDPAGGNPAGVVLDAGALDDGDMLAVAAGLGYSESAFLTAPPEGLDGPEGRTYRIRYFSPKAEVPFCGHATVAAAVALAERQGPGPLLFATQAGPVPVDVTEEDGAVRATLTSVEPYVEDVADADLAEALAALDWPAADLDPAFPPRIAYAGARHLVLAAATRARLADLAYDFERLEALMHRLDLTTVQLVWRESATLFHVRDPFPVGGVVEDPATGAAAAAFGGYARELGLVTEDAVLTLRQGEDLGRPGELTVTLRAGDPRVRVTGAGVRIG; this is translated from the coding sequence ATGACAACGATCTCGTCGCGGCCCGAGGTGCTGCGTTACACCGCCTTCTCCAGCGACCCCGCGGGCGGGAACCCCGCCGGGGTGGTGCTGGACGCCGGTGCCCTGGACGACGGGGACATGCTGGCCGTCGCCGCCGGGCTCGGGTACTCGGAGTCCGCGTTCCTGACCGCCCCGCCGGAGGGGCTGGACGGGCCGGAGGGACGGACGTACCGCATCCGGTACTTCAGTCCGAAGGCCGAGGTGCCGTTCTGCGGGCACGCGACCGTCGCGGCCGCCGTCGCACTCGCCGAGCGGCAGGGCCCGGGCCCGCTGCTGTTCGCGACGCAGGCCGGCCCGGTGCCGGTGGACGTGACGGAGGAGGACGGCGCGGTCCGGGCCACGCTCACCAGCGTCGAGCCGTACGTCGAGGACGTGGCGGACGCCGATCTGGCGGAGGCGCTGGCCGCGCTGGACTGGCCCGCCGCCGACCTCGACCCGGCCTTCCCGCCGCGCATCGCGTACGCCGGCGCCCGCCACCTGGTGCTGGCGGCGGCCACCCGTGCCCGTCTGGCCGATCTGGCCTACGACTTCGAGCGTCTCGAAGCGCTGATGCACCGCCTGGACCTCACCACCGTGCAGCTGGTATGGCGGGAGTCGGCGACGCTGTTCCACGTCCGTGACCCGTTCCCCGTCGGCGGTGTCGTCGAGGACCCGGCGACCGGGGCGGCGGCCGCCGCGTTCGGCGGGTACGCCCGTGAGCTGGGCCTGGTCACCGAGGACGCCGTCCTCACGCTGCGGCAGGGCGAGGACCTGGGCCGTCCCGGGGAGCTCACGGTGACCCTGCGCGCGGGCGACCCCCGCGTCCGCGTCACCGGGGCGGGCGTACGCATCGGCTGA
- a CDS encoding FdhF/YdeP family oxidoreductase, producing the protein MPERPDDGSQERLTVTPPKKWATGAPAVMHALEYSLEQTSPLRTGQTLLTMNQVDGIDCPGCAWADPAPGQRHRNEYCENGAKHINDEATTRRISRDFFREHAVSDLARRSDKWLNDQGRLTEPMVKRPDSDHYEPISWHDAFGLLAGELTSLDSPDEAVFYTSGRASNEAAFVLQLFARAFGTNNLPDCSNLCHESSGYALHETLGTGKGTVSLEDMHHADLIFVVGQNPGSNHPRQLSALETAKRNGARIIAVNPLPEAGLLRFKNPQKARGLIGHGTPIADRFLQIRVGGDLALFHGLNRLLLEAEDARPGTVLDHDFIRTNTEGFEEFARHVRAVDWDDILTATGLTREEIEQVRDDVLRSERVIVCWAMGITQHKHAVPTIREFVNFLMLRGNLGRAGAGACPVRGHSNVQGDRTMGIWEKMPDSFLDSLQQEFGFDPPRHHGLDSVNAIRAMLEGRVKFFLSLAGNFVRAAPDSMVTEEAMRACRLTAHISTKLNRTHTVCGRTALILPTLGRTERDVQSGGEQFVTVENSMSEVHTSRGRLQPASPLLLSEVAILCRLARRTLAGRGPDIPWAAFESDYGEIRDRISRIVPGLHDFDRRVVRPGGIRLPNAVNEGVFHTEAGKARFTRNDPEAPSVPDGHLLLQTLRSHDQWNTVPYTDNDRYRGIHGSRRVVLVNPRDLTELGLADGDRVDLVGVWTDGTERRADGFTIVAYPTKAGTAAAYYPETNVLVPLDSVADGSNQPASKSVVVRLEPAPRPATAPVPG; encoded by the coding sequence ATGCCCGAGCGGCCCGACGACGGTTCCCAGGAGCGGCTCACCGTGACACCGCCCAAGAAATGGGCTACGGGAGCGCCCGCGGTGATGCACGCGCTGGAGTACTCCCTCGAGCAGACCTCCCCCCTGCGCACCGGGCAGACGCTGCTGACCATGAACCAGGTCGACGGCATCGACTGCCCCGGCTGCGCCTGGGCCGACCCGGCCCCGGGACAGCGGCACCGCAACGAGTACTGCGAGAACGGCGCCAAGCACATCAACGACGAGGCGACCACCCGCCGCATCAGCCGCGACTTCTTCCGCGAGCACGCGGTGTCCGACCTCGCCCGACGCTCGGACAAGTGGCTCAACGACCAGGGCCGGCTCACCGAACCGATGGTCAAGCGGCCCGACTCCGACCACTACGAGCCGATCAGCTGGCACGACGCCTTCGGACTGCTCGCCGGTGAACTCACCTCCCTCGACTCGCCCGACGAGGCCGTCTTCTACACCTCCGGCCGCGCCAGCAACGAAGCCGCCTTCGTGCTCCAGCTGTTCGCCCGCGCCTTCGGCACCAACAACCTGCCCGACTGCAGCAACCTGTGCCACGAGTCCAGCGGCTACGCCCTGCACGAGACCCTCGGCACCGGCAAGGGCACGGTCAGCCTGGAGGACATGCACCACGCCGACCTGATCTTCGTCGTGGGACAGAACCCCGGCTCCAACCACCCCCGCCAGCTCTCCGCGCTGGAGACGGCCAAACGCAACGGCGCCCGCATCATCGCGGTCAACCCGCTTCCCGAGGCCGGACTGCTGCGCTTCAAGAACCCGCAGAAGGCACGCGGACTGATCGGGCACGGCACCCCGATCGCCGACCGGTTCCTGCAGATCCGCGTCGGCGGCGACCTCGCGCTGTTCCACGGCCTCAACCGGCTCCTCCTGGAGGCCGAGGACGCCCGCCCCGGCACGGTGCTCGACCACGACTTCATCCGCACCAACACCGAGGGGTTCGAGGAGTTCGCCCGGCACGTCCGTGCCGTCGACTGGGACGACATCCTCACCGCGACCGGCCTCACCCGCGAGGAGATCGAGCAGGTCCGCGACGACGTGCTGCGCTCCGAACGGGTCATCGTCTGCTGGGCGATGGGCATCACCCAGCACAAGCACGCGGTGCCCACCATCCGCGAGTTCGTCAACTTCCTCATGCTGCGCGGCAATCTGGGCCGTGCGGGCGCCGGAGCCTGCCCCGTGCGCGGCCACAGCAACGTACAGGGCGACCGGACGATGGGCATCTGGGAGAAGATGCCGGACTCCTTCCTGGACTCCCTGCAGCAGGAGTTCGGCTTCGACCCGCCGCGCCACCACGGACTCGACTCGGTGAACGCGATCCGCGCGATGCTCGAGGGCCGCGTCAAGTTCTTCCTCTCCCTCGCAGGCAACTTCGTCCGCGCCGCACCCGACAGCATGGTCACCGAGGAGGCCATGCGCGCCTGCCGGCTGACCGCCCACATCTCCACCAAGCTCAACCGGACGCACACCGTCTGCGGCCGCACCGCGCTGATCCTGCCGACCCTCGGCCGCACCGAACGGGACGTGCAGTCCGGCGGCGAGCAGTTCGTCACCGTGGAGAACTCGATGAGCGAGGTGCACACCTCACGCGGACGCCTCCAGCCGGCCTCGCCGCTGCTGCTCAGCGAGGTCGCCATCCTCTGCCGCCTCGCCCGCCGCACCCTCGCGGGACGCGGCCCCGACATCCCCTGGGCGGCGTTCGAGTCCGACTACGGCGAGATCCGGGACCGCATCTCCCGCATCGTGCCGGGACTGCACGACTTCGACCGGCGCGTGGTGCGCCCCGGCGGCATCCGGCTGCCCAACGCGGTCAACGAGGGCGTGTTCCACACCGAGGCCGGCAAGGCCCGGTTCACCCGCAACGACCCCGAGGCGCCCAGCGTCCCCGACGGCCACCTGCTGCTGCAGACGCTGCGCTCCCACGACCAGTGGAACACCGTCCCCTACACGGACAACGACCGCTACCGGGGCATTCACGGCAGCCGGCGCGTCGTCCTCGTCAACCCGCGCGACCTCACCGAACTGGGCCTCGCCGACGGGGACCGCGTCGACCTGGTCGGCGTGTGGACGGACGGCACGGAGCGGCGCGCCGACGGCTTCACGATCGTCGCGTACCCCACGAAGGCCGGGACGGCGGCCGCCTACTACCCGGAGACCAACGTCCTGGTGCCCCTGGACAGCGTCGCCGACGGCAGCAACCAGCCCGCCTCCAAGAGCGTCGTCGTCCGGCTGGAGCCCGCGCCCCGGCCGGCTACGGCGCCGGTCCCCGGCTGA
- a CDS encoding patatin-like phospholipase family protein, whose product MPDKALVLGGGGPVGGAWLTGMLAGLTEAGVGLDTADVVIGTSAGAVFGSRLRCGTPAAELYERQLSGADAVRLPVTARQTARFLWAALGSRDPERSVARLGRTALRARTGPESDVLDTVGRLLGEARDWPERELRIAAVDARAGKVEAFDARSGVTLLEAVAASCAVPVVWPPVTVAGRRWMDGGSRSTANLQLAHGCRRVLAVVPIPRAVGPHPSASEQAARLTGEGAHVVLLCPDEEARRAMGRDLADTARGPAAARAGHAQARGVAAEMADVWGR is encoded by the coding sequence GTGCCGGACAAGGCGCTCGTGCTGGGCGGCGGCGGACCGGTGGGCGGGGCCTGGCTGACGGGGATGCTCGCCGGACTCACCGAGGCGGGCGTCGGCCTCGACACCGCCGACGTCGTGATCGGCACCTCCGCCGGCGCCGTCTTCGGCTCCCGCCTCCGCTGCGGCACCCCGGCCGCGGAGCTGTACGAGCGCCAGCTGTCCGGCGCCGACGCCGTGCGCCTGCCGGTGACCGCACGCCAGACGGCACGGTTCCTGTGGGCCGCCCTCGGGTCCCGCGACCCCGAGCGCTCGGTCGCACGCCTGGGCCGCACGGCGCTGCGCGCCCGCACCGGACCCGAGTCGGACGTCCTCGACACGGTCGGCCGGCTGCTCGGCGAGGCGCGTGACTGGCCGGAGCGCGAGCTGCGCATCGCGGCCGTCGACGCACGGGCCGGGAAGGTCGAGGCGTTCGACGCGCGCTCCGGGGTGACGCTGCTCGAAGCGGTCGCGGCGAGCTGCGCCGTCCCCGTCGTCTGGCCGCCGGTCACCGTCGCCGGACGGCGCTGGATGGACGGCGGCAGCCGCTCCACCGCCAACCTCCAGCTCGCGCACGGCTGTCGGCGGGTGCTGGCGGTCGTGCCGATCCCGCGGGCGGTCGGGCCGCACCCGAGCGCTTCCGAGCAGGCCGCGCGGCTCACCGGGGAGGGCGCGCACGTCGTACTGCTGTGCCCGGACGAGGAGGCCCGCCGCGCGATGGGCCGTGACCTGGCCGACACCGCACGCGGTCCGGCGGCGGCGCGGGCCGGGCACGCGCAGGCCCGCGGGGTCGCCGCCGAGATGGCCGACGTCTGGGGGCGCTGA
- a CDS encoding nucleotidyltransferase domain-containing protein, which translates to MDEISRIADRLQEVDGVVAVALGGSRARGTHRPDSDVDLGLYYRAPLDTAALRRLAAGLSGDTAEVSEPGGWGPWVDGGAWLTVDGTPVDWIYRDLDRVHRVWQRCRDGHVETGIQAGHPYGFSSHTYTGEVALARVLTDPTGELTALQREIRSGYPRPLRNALVGQARWEAPFILAAARKGVPRGDAFHVAGCLHRAVGLLVHALHADAGAWVLNEKDAVRSAGALPSAPADFTSRAHALFGTLDASPERLTAAIDDADRLAADVLDALPG; encoded by the coding sequence ATGGACGAGATCTCCCGCATCGCGGACCGGCTGCAAGAGGTCGACGGCGTCGTCGCGGTCGCCCTCGGCGGCAGCCGCGCCCGCGGCACGCACCGCCCCGACTCGGACGTCGACCTGGGGCTGTACTACCGGGCTCCGCTCGACACGGCGGCGCTGCGCCGGCTGGCCGCCGGACTGTCCGGAGACACGGCGGAGGTCTCCGAGCCCGGCGGCTGGGGCCCGTGGGTCGACGGCGGCGCCTGGCTGACCGTCGACGGCACCCCCGTCGACTGGATCTACCGCGACCTGGACCGCGTCCACCGGGTCTGGCAGCGGTGCCGCGACGGACACGTCGAGACCGGCATCCAGGCCGGCCATCCCTACGGCTTCTCCTCCCACACCTACACCGGGGAGGTGGCCCTGGCCCGCGTCCTCACCGACCCCACCGGCGAGCTCACCGCGCTGCAGAGGGAGATCCGCTCCGGATATCCCCGGCCCCTGCGGAACGCGCTGGTGGGACAGGCGCGCTGGGAGGCGCCGTTCATCCTGGCCGCCGCCCGCAAGGGCGTCCCGCGTGGCGACGCCTTCCATGTGGCCGGCTGTCTCCACCGCGCGGTCGGCCTCCTCGTCCACGCCCTGCACGCCGACGCCGGCGCCTGGGTGCTCAACGAGAAGGACGCGGTCCGCTCGGCGGGCGCGCTCCCGTCCGCCCCCGCCGACTTCACCTCCCGCGCCCACGCCCTCTTCGGCACGCTCGACGCGTCCCCGGAGCGCCTCACGGCCGCGATCGACGACGCCGACCGGCTGGCCGCCGACGTACTGGACGCGCTCCCCGGCTGA
- a CDS encoding SRPBCC family protein produces MSTVKEAVDVNVPVRRAYDQWTQFEDFPRFMEGVEEVTQLDDRHNHWTTKIGGVKREFDTEIVDQLVDDRVTWRTIDGDTKQRGSVRFEPLDDTHTRVELTMEVEPTGMAEKGADALGIIDRRVKGDLHRFKEYVEKGGSDGGWHGRIRPENPAAGH; encoded by the coding sequence ATGAGCACGGTCAAGGAAGCGGTCGACGTGAACGTCCCCGTCCGCCGGGCCTACGACCAGTGGACGCAGTTCGAGGACTTCCCGCGCTTCATGGAGGGCGTCGAGGAGGTGACGCAGCTCGACGACCGCCACAACCACTGGACCACCAAGATCGGTGGGGTGAAGCGTGAGTTCGACACGGAGATCGTGGACCAGCTCGTCGACGACCGGGTCACCTGGCGGACCATCGACGGCGACACGAAGCAGCGCGGGTCGGTGCGGTTCGAGCCGCTGGACGACACGCACACCCGCGTGGAGCTCACCATGGAGGTCGAGCCCACCGGCATGGCCGAGAAGGGCGCGGACGCCCTGGGCATCATCGACCGCCGGGTCAAGGGCGACCTGCACCGCTTCAAGGAGTACGTCGAGAAGGGCGGCAGCGACGGCGGCTGGCACGGCCGCATCCGCCCTGAGAACCCGGCCGCCGGACACTGA
- a CDS encoding hemerythrin domain-containing protein, whose amino-acid sequence MPETSDVVELILQDHRRMEDLFRRMRSVEDDRGAALREFSDLLIAHALAEESEVYPALKRYKKIDDDEVEHGEEEHDEGNQALLALLEVEEIGSDEWDEKLEELVEAVTHHADEEERTILNGARENVAMERREELGKAFREERERQLKSGCGSVDNVRKIVES is encoded by the coding sequence ATGCCCGAGACATCGGACGTCGTCGAGCTCATCCTCCAGGACCACCGGCGCATGGAGGACCTGTTCCGCCGGATGCGCAGCGTCGAGGACGACCGGGGGGCCGCGCTGCGCGAGTTCTCGGACCTGCTGATCGCCCACGCGCTGGCCGAGGAGTCCGAGGTGTACCCCGCGCTGAAGCGCTACAAGAAGATCGACGACGACGAGGTCGAGCACGGCGAGGAGGAGCACGACGAGGGCAACCAGGCCCTGCTGGCCCTGCTCGAGGTCGAGGAGATCGGCAGCGACGAGTGGGACGAGAAGCTGGAGGAGCTCGTCGAGGCCGTCACGCACCACGCCGACGAGGAGGAGCGCACGATCCTCAACGGCGCCCGGGAGAACGTGGCGATGGAGCGGCGTGAGGAGCTGGGCAAGGCGTTCCGGGAGGAGCGGGAGCGCCAGCTGAAGTCCGGCTGCGGCTCCGTGGACAACGTGCGCAAGATCGTCGAGTCCTGA
- a CDS encoding GNAT family N-acetyltransferase: protein MQLRNVVPDDVDAYIRMRCDPVMMAHLGGPLPREGIPDKVRRDARDAAADVSWIKMIVPDPAAPDVVAGTVTLWSHDTDDGPVPEIGWMILPEFQGRGLGKRAARTLLERARDENRWGVVHAFPAADNPASNGICRSLGFRFVAEREVTFADRVLRSNHWAIDPRTDLAPS, encoded by the coding sequence GTGCAGTTGCGGAATGTCGTGCCGGACGACGTGGACGCGTACATCCGTATGCGGTGCGACCCGGTGATGATGGCCCACCTGGGCGGCCCGCTGCCTCGGGAGGGCATACCCGACAAGGTGCGCCGGGACGCGCGCGACGCGGCCGCCGACGTCTCGTGGATCAAGATGATCGTGCCCGATCCGGCCGCGCCGGACGTGGTGGCCGGAACGGTGACCCTGTGGTCGCACGACACGGACGACGGGCCGGTCCCGGAGATCGGATGGATGATCCTGCCGGAGTTCCAGGGCCGCGGCCTGGGCAAGCGCGCCGCCCGCACTCTGCTCGAACGGGCCCGTGACGAGAACCGCTGGGGCGTCGTGCACGCGTTCCCCGCCGCGGACAACCCCGCCTCGAACGGCATCTGCCGCTCCCTCGGCTTCCGCTTCGTCGCGGAGCGGGAGGTCACGTTCGCGGACCGGGTCCTGCGGAGCAATCACTGGGCGATCGACCCACGCACCGATCTCGCACCGTCCTGA
- a CDS encoding APC family permease yields the protein MARRVGHEAATRTQGAAQGPTALKRALTTPLLYFFILGDVLGAGVYVLVGQVAADSGGAVWVPLVVALLLAMLTAASYAELATKYPRAGGASHYATRAFGPFAGFVAGFCMLAAGIVSVGALARGFGGDYLSAFVTLPVGLVAVVFLGLLALVNARGIKESTRANVVATVVEVGGLAVIVVLGAWLLLRGDGDPGRLTELGTPEKGAAAAVLSGSVLAYYSFVGFETSVNVAEETRDPRRSYPRALFGALATAGAVYVLVGLAASAAVPTAELAASSGPLLEVVKEAGGVPPKLFSAIALVAVANGALLTGIMSSRLAYGMAKDGLLPGALTKVLPGRRTPWAAIAVTTGLAMLLALTGSVATLASTLVLLLLVVFLMVNTAVLVLRRDPGTADHFRTPVVLPVLGIASCVVLATQIEAAVWLRGLAIVAVGMVLAAISAARRSRRADDHAEEGTGEEDPEKAAGRDADEDAPQRG from the coding sequence ATGGCAAGACGAGTCGGTCACGAGGCAGCGACGCGGACGCAGGGCGCGGCACAGGGGCCGACGGCCCTCAAGCGCGCGCTGACGACCCCGCTGCTGTACTTCTTCATCCTGGGCGACGTGCTCGGCGCCGGTGTGTACGTCCTGGTCGGACAGGTCGCCGCCGACTCCGGGGGAGCGGTGTGGGTACCGCTCGTCGTCGCGCTGCTGCTGGCGATGCTCACCGCCGCCTCGTACGCCGAGCTGGCGACGAAGTATCCCCGGGCCGGCGGCGCCTCCCACTACGCGACCCGCGCCTTCGGGCCGTTCGCCGGCTTCGTCGCGGGCTTCTGCATGCTCGCCGCCGGCATCGTGTCCGTGGGGGCACTCGCCCGCGGCTTCGGCGGCGACTACCTGTCGGCCTTCGTGACCCTGCCCGTGGGACTCGTCGCCGTGGTCTTCCTGGGCCTGCTCGCGCTCGTCAACGCACGCGGCATCAAGGAGTCCACCCGCGCCAACGTCGTCGCCACCGTCGTCGAGGTGGGCGGCCTGGCCGTCATCGTCGTCCTCGGCGCGTGGCTGCTGCTGCGCGGCGACGGCGACCCCGGCCGGCTCACCGAGCTCGGCACGCCGGAGAAGGGCGCGGCGGCCGCCGTGCTGAGCGGCTCCGTGCTGGCGTACTACTCCTTCGTCGGGTTCGAGACCTCGGTGAACGTGGCCGAGGAGACCCGCGACCCGCGCCGCTCCTACCCCCGTGCCCTGTTCGGCGCGCTGGCCACCGCCGGCGCCGTGTACGTGCTGGTCGGTCTCGCCGCGTCCGCCGCCGTGCCGACCGCCGAGCTGGCCGCCTCCAGCGGGCCGCTGCTCGAGGTCGTGAAGGAGGCGGGCGGTGTGCCGCCCAAGCTGTTCAGCGCCATCGCCCTCGTCGCCGTGGCCAACGGCGCCCTGCTCACCGGCATCATGTCCTCCCGCCTGGCCTACGGCATGGCGAAGGACGGGCTGCTGCCGGGCGCGCTGACCAAGGTGCTGCCGGGCCGCCGCACCCCGTGGGCCGCCATCGCGGTCACCACCGGCCTGGCGATGCTCCTCGCCCTCACCGGCAGCGTCGCCACCCTCGCGTCCACCCTGGTCCTGCTGCTTCTCGTCGTCTTCCTCATGGTCAACACCGCGGTCCTGGTGCTGCGCCGCGACCCGGGGACGGCCGACCACTTCCGTACGCCGGTCGTCCTGCCGGTGCTGGGCATCGCGTCGTGCGTCGTGCTCGCCACGCAGATCGAGGCCGCGGTGTGGCTGCGCGGCCTGGCGATCGTGGCGGTCGGCATGGTGCTGGCCGCGATCAGCGCCGCCCGGCGCTCCAGGCGCGCGGACGACCACGCCGAGGAGGGTACGGGGGAGGAGGACCCGGAGAAGGCCGCGGGGAGGGACGCGGACGAGGACGCGCCGCAGCGCGGCTGA
- a CDS encoding TerB family tellurite resistance protein, translated as MALWDRLKESASSMQTQLMAKRNDLRSGAFRDASMAMCALVAAADGTVDPAERQRVAQLIATNEVLQNFPADDLRRRFEANLDKLTADFAFGKVSVIQEIAKAKKKPAEARAVIQIGIVIGGADGDFDKDEQAVVREACFALDLPPHEFDL; from the coding sequence ATGGCCCTGTGGGACCGCCTCAAGGAGTCCGCATCATCGATGCAGACCCAGCTCATGGCGAAGAGGAACGATCTGAGGAGCGGCGCCTTCCGTGACGCCAGCATGGCGATGTGCGCGCTGGTCGCCGCCGCCGACGGCACCGTCGATCCCGCCGAGCGGCAGCGCGTCGCCCAGCTCATCGCCACCAACGAGGTGCTGCAGAACTTCCCCGCCGACGATCTGCGCCGCCGCTTCGAGGCCAACCTCGACAAGCTCACCGCCGACTTCGCGTTCGGCAAGGTGAGCGTCATCCAGGAGATCGCCAAGGCGAAGAAGAAGCCCGCCGAGGCACGGGCCGTGATCCAGATCGGCATCGTCATCGGCGGCGCCGACGGCGACTTCGACAAGGACGAGCAGGCCGTGGTCCGCGAGGCGTGCTTCGCGCTGGACCTGCCGCCGCACGAGTTCGACCTCTGA
- a CDS encoding M56 family metallopeptidase produces MGVFVFLPLVLPLTAWPIARLAEQHLHPRTATRLLTGVAAVMAACSTLCLALVMVVGTAQLPGNPLPDGWSDPEVRAAVPYDEVVGKAAIPALFAVLVACGRTWWRHARVRRRTHRALAGLRNTEVAVLPDSAPYAYALPGGGRRGRVVVTTALLDCLEPAERRALFAHERAHLAARHHRYLLTVRLAAQANPFLRPLRTAVSYTTERWADEDAAQTVGSRRTVARAIGRAALVSRGTPVATLAGLAAAGPVPRRVAALLGPAPAVRTWPSLFTAVGVAAWGAATGAVVSAMSSANSAVTMVLILYAATPL; encoded by the coding sequence ATGGGGGTCTTCGTCTTTCTGCCGCTGGTGCTGCCGCTGACGGCGTGGCCGATCGCGCGCCTGGCCGAGCAGCATCTGCATCCGCGGACCGCGACGCGGCTGCTGACCGGGGTGGCCGCGGTGATGGCGGCGTGCAGCACACTCTGTCTCGCCCTGGTGATGGTGGTCGGCACCGCCCAGCTGCCCGGCAACCCACTGCCCGACGGCTGGTCGGACCCCGAGGTGCGGGCGGCGGTGCCGTACGACGAGGTGGTGGGCAAGGCGGCGATCCCCGCGCTGTTCGCCGTGCTGGTCGCGTGCGGCCGGACCTGGTGGCGGCACGCTCGGGTGCGTCGCCGCACCCACCGGGCGCTGGCGGGACTGCGGAACACGGAGGTGGCCGTCCTGCCGGACAGCGCGCCGTACGCGTACGCGCTGCCGGGCGGCGGCCGACGGGGCCGTGTGGTGGTCACGACGGCTCTGCTGGACTGTCTGGAACCGGCCGAGCGGCGGGCGCTGTTCGCCCACGAGCGAGCCCATCTGGCGGCCCGTCACCACCGTTACCTCCTCACGGTGCGACTGGCCGCCCAGGCCAACCCGTTCCTGCGGCCGCTGCGCACGGCGGTGTCGTACACGACGGAGCGGTGGGCGGACGAGGACGCGGCGCAGACGGTCGGCAGCCGCCGCACCGTGGCCCGCGCCATCGGCAGGGCGGCGCTGGTGTCCCGGGGCACCCCGGTGGCCACACTGGCCGGTCTGGCCGCGGCGGGACCGGTGCCGCGCCGGGTGGCGGCCCTGCTCGGGCCCGCGCCGGCGGTGCGCACCTGGCCCTCCCTGTTCACGGCGGTGGGCGTCGCGGCGTGGGGCGCGGCCACGGGAGCCGTCGTGTCGGCGATGTCGTCCGCGAACTCCGCGGTGACGATGGTGCTCATCCTGTACGCGGCCACGCCGCTGTGA
- a CDS encoding BlaI/MecI/CopY family transcriptional regulator: MGEQRQRPRRGQGELEALVLSALKEADGPATAGWVQERLGGGLAYTTVITILTRLLAKGAVTRERAGRSFAWTCALDQAGLAARRMRKVLDSESDREAVLASFVTGLGPDDERLLRELLRPAGRDGED, encoded by the coding sequence GTGGGCGAGCAGCGGCAGCGTCCCCGGCGGGGGCAGGGCGAGCTGGAGGCTCTGGTCCTGTCGGCGCTCAAGGAGGCGGACGGACCGGCCACCGCCGGCTGGGTGCAGGAGCGGCTGGGCGGCGGCCTCGCGTACACGACCGTGATCACCATCCTGACCCGGCTGCTGGCCAAGGGCGCCGTCACGCGGGAGCGGGCGGGCCGGTCGTTCGCCTGGACGTGTGCGCTGGACCAGGCGGGACTGGCCGCCCGGCGGATGCGCAAGGTGCTGGACTCCGAGAGCGACCGTGAGGCCGTCCTGGCCAGCTTCGTGACCGGCCTGGGGCCCGACGACGAGCGGCTGCTGCGGGAGCTGCTGCGTCCGGCGGGGCGCGACGGGGAAGACTGA